A section of the Hippea sp. KM1 genome encodes:
- a CDS encoding flagellar hook-length control protein FliK, whose amino-acid sequence MLKVALIESIAPKQATSSQKETKTSSDFKSTLESAIKSQTEKPTKEITNSTVEKQEKDKKEKHVKKEQDSEQTPIGAVSQTKPKDQKSDKKTDKTEGKAVKITDNQDRPTHKITKEGLKITAKVKLQNHQSENSAKIATKIHHDGKNTTAKPKQTEESIKGIKDKKLEVLLNKQKESKEQKTQDKTTNTNKIISAKADIKQKIEREAQKTEDKKTGDNRVANTIKKTNPRIENEKHPTNTDSKQKEDSLKIRTDKQDKSSVANTKPKQHKAVDSSKNPIKVDGPNPKENSALAELHQKLQTHKKENTEKHTVSEDKPKIGTEQTKNTQKEKASIKIKEDKPPKETIKTAKAYQHAIDQSTEKTKIKAAQPKNKLTEEIQKNNTENTSDNKEVQQKQAQQYTLHTKQLKTNNKEAKPTKTQKTKNKTATKVNPRNLAETDQTQQKDQYLTKTERKKEAVKTINERVKHKEKPDSKEAYSHKEIDTKETPKTEKQDNQATLVSHIQQTNNQNQDNTQPNKVAYPMDKIIEHIDKIIKNKPPFTRSLSISLNPPQLGKIDLKVALDKAKSITATITVHDKNIYKTISSHIDSLKEYLTSQGIKINNIDVHNSFNENLSNQFSNGSGGFGQQTHHNSQQEFNFSSYSPFEAKEKGMDFIKNTKPDPIKKGLDITA is encoded by the coding sequence ATGCTAAAAGTAGCTTTAATTGAAAGTATAGCACCAAAGCAGGCAACATCAAGCCAAAAAGAGACGAAAACATCGAGCGATTTCAAAAGCACGCTGGAGAGCGCAATAAAATCGCAAACAGAAAAACCAACAAAAGAAATAACAAACTCGACAGTAGAAAAACAAGAAAAGGATAAAAAAGAAAAGCATGTTAAAAAAGAACAAGACAGCGAACAGACACCCATAGGAGCAGTTTCTCAGACAAAACCCAAAGACCAAAAAAGCGATAAAAAAACAGATAAAACGGAAGGTAAAGCCGTAAAAATCACAGACAACCAAGACAGGCCAACACACAAAATAACAAAGGAAGGTCTAAAGATAACAGCCAAGGTCAAATTGCAAAATCATCAATCTGAAAATTCAGCAAAAATAGCCACAAAAATACACCATGACGGCAAAAATACAACAGCAAAACCTAAACAAACAGAAGAATCAATTAAGGGCATTAAAGATAAAAAGCTTGAGGTTTTACTAAATAAACAGAAAGAAAGCAAAGAACAAAAAACACAAGATAAAACAACAAACACCAACAAGATAATTTCTGCTAAAGCAGACATAAAACAAAAGATAGAGAGGGAAGCTCAAAAAACAGAAGACAAGAAAACAGGGGATAACAGGGTTGCAAACACCATCAAAAAAACAAACCCAAGGATTGAGAATGAAAAACACCCAACAAACACAGATAGCAAACAAAAAGAAGATAGCCTAAAAATCCGCACAGACAAACAGGATAAAAGCAGTGTTGCCAATACAAAGCCAAAACAGCACAAAGCTGTGGATTCATCGAAAAACCCAATAAAGGTCGATGGCCCAAATCCAAAGGAGAACTCGGCTCTGGCAGAATTACATCAAAAACTGCAAACACACAAAAAAGAAAATACAGAAAAGCATACGGTTTCAGAGGACAAACCAAAAATCGGAACAGAACAGACAAAAAACACACAGAAAGAGAAAGCATCAATAAAGATAAAAGAGGATAAACCCCCCAAAGAAACAATAAAAACAGCCAAAGCTTATCAACATGCCATCGATCAAAGCACAGAAAAAACTAAAATCAAGGCCGCACAACCAAAAAACAAACTCACAGAAGAAATACAGAAGAATAATACAGAAAACACCTCTGACAACAAAGAGGTTCAACAAAAACAAGCCCAGCAATACACACTTCACACAAAACAGCTAAAAACAAACAACAAAGAGGCAAAACCAACAAAGACACAGAAAACCAAAAACAAGACAGCAACAAAAGTAAACCCAAGGAATTTAGCAGAAACAGACCAGACTCAGCAAAAGGATCAATACCTAACAAAAACAGAACGCAAGAAAGAAGCCGTTAAAACCATCAACGAAAGGGTAAAACACAAGGAAAAACCAGATAGCAAAGAGGCTTACTCGCATAAAGAGATAGATACGAAAGAGACCCCAAAAACAGAAAAACAGGACAATCAGGCCACGCTTGTATCGCACATTCAACAAACAAACAACCAAAATCAAGATAACACACAACCAAACAAGGTTGCATACCCCATGGATAAGATCATAGAGCATATAGACAAAATCATAAAGAACAAACCACCCTTTACAAGAAGTCTAAGCATAAGTCTAAACCCACCCCAATTAGGAAAGATAGACCTAAAAGTTGCTTTAGATAAAGCAAAGTCCATAACAGCAACAATTACGGTGCACGACAAAAATATATACAAAACAATATCAAGCCACATCGATAGCCTAAAAGAGTATCTGACATCGCAGGGCATAAAGATAAATAACATAGATGTCCACAACTCATTTAACGAAAACCTAAGCAACCAATTCTCAAA